A part of Podarcis muralis chromosome 13, rPodMur119.hap1.1, whole genome shotgun sequence genomic DNA contains:
- the LOC114582983 gene encoding olfactory receptor 5V1-like, which produces MDLSNHTTVSEFLITGFPNLEKSRFPIFTLVLIMYTLTVIGNMVIVFITRYENSLNTPMYFFLGNFSLLEICFTSVTAPTILVDLIRKKNVVSFKNCLTQIYFFHALGGIECLLLAAMAYDRYVAVRSPLRYNTIMNSVVYHQLATWSWVTGLVLPLIPTILISQLNYCGSNIVDHFFCDILPLLRLVCNRTQLNEMLSFFICSFLLVGSFTITVASYAAILITVLGIRSSDGRKKAFSTFASHLTVVGIYYGTMMFIYVRPTRNLSFNMDQLVAVFYCLVTPLLNPIIYSLRNKEVKEALKKVLCRKQEGLN; this is translated from the coding sequence ATGGATCTCTCAAACCATACAACAGTGAGTGAATTTCTTATCACAGGATTTCCCAACCTGGAAAAAAGCAGATTTCCAATATTTACGCTAGTACTAATTATGTACACACTAACAGTGATAGGAAACATGGTTATAGTATTCATCACCAGGTATGAAAATTCTCTTAAcacccccatgtacttcttcctgggAAATTTTTCCTTGCTGGAGATCTGTTTTACCTCCGTCACAGCCCCAACAATATTGGTTGATCTCATTAGAAAAAAGAATGTTGTATCCTTCAAGAACTGCCTTACCCAAATATATTTTTTCCATGCTCTTGGTGGCATTGAGTGCCTCCTTTTGGCTGCCATGGCATATGATAGATATGTGGCTGTACGTTCTCCTTTAAGATACAACACCATTATGAATAGTGTTGTCTATCATCAGCTTGCTACTTGGTCTTGGGTCACTGGCTTGGTTCTGCCATTGATCCCAACAATTCTCATATCTCAGCTCAACTATTGTGGGAGCAATATAGTGGACCATTTCTTCTGTGACATTTTGCCATTGCTGAGGCTGGTTTGCAACAGGACCCAGCTCAACGAGATGCTGAGTTTCTTcatctgctcctttctccttgtTGGGTCATTCACAATAACTGTGGCTTCTTATGCCGCCATCTTGATCACTGTTCTGGGCATTCGTTCTTCCGATGGACGGAAAAAGGCCTTCTCCACCTTTGCTTCCCATTTGACAGTAGTTGGTATCTATTATGGAACAATGATGTTCATTTATGTCAGGCCCACCCGAAACCTCTCCTTCAATATGGACCAGTTGGtagctgtcttctactgcctgGTCACTCCACTCTTGAATCCCATCATATATAGCCTCAGGAACAAGGAGGTGAAAGAGGCCCTTAAAAAAGTTCTCTGTAGAAAACAGGAAGGACTGAATTGA
- the LOC114582982 gene encoding olfactory receptor 6B2-like has protein sequence MLIGNQTAVTHFIILGFPSLKNLQLLLFFVGLVVYILTLCGHLIIITIVRIDQHLQTPMYFFLSNFSFLEIWYTSNIVPKMLEVFLDKNKSITYAGCITQLYFLITLGTAECFILAIMAFDRYLAICNPLRYPTLMNDKVCLKLAVSSWIGAFIVNIPPLVALCRLPFCGPNEINHFFCDAPPLLKLSCTSPHEAELSNFIVATSVIVSSFLLILISYILILIAVLKIPSSTGRQKAFSTCGSHLVVATIFYGTLMFMYVRPTSNFSIDSVNFNKIVSMFYTVVTPMLNPIIYCLRNKEVKDALRKAISGKRVLQTSRIFSGIVK, from the coding sequence ATGTTGATTGGCAATCAAACTGCAGTAACCCATTTTATCATCTTGGGCTTCCCAAGTCTGAAGAATCTTCAGCTTCTCCTCTTCTTTGTGGGGTTGGTTGTCTACATCTTGACCTTGTGTGGACACCTCATCATTATCACCATAGTACGTATTGACCAACATCTCCAAACACCCATGTACTTTTTCCTCAGCAATTTCTCCTTCCTGGAGATATGGTACACCTCCAACATTGTTCCAAAGATGCTAGAAGTATTCCTAGATAAGAACAAATCCATTACATATGCAGGCTGCATTACTCAACTCTACTTTCTTATTACACTTGGTACTGCAGAATGTTTCATTCTGGCTATCATGGCATTTGATCGCTATTTAGCCATATGCAATCCTCTTCGATATCCTACACTCATGAATGACAAAGTTTGCCTTAAGCTAGCTGTAAGCTCTTGGATTGGTGCCTTCATAGTTAACATCCCTCCATTAGTTGCGCTTTGCAGGCTGCCATTTTGTGGCCCAAATGAGATCAATCACTTCTTTTGTGATGCACCACCTTTACTGAAACTCTCTTGCACAAGCCCACATGAAGCAGAACTGTCCAATTTCATAGTGGCCACAAGCGTCATTGTTAGCTCCTTCCTCCTCATTCTGATATCGTACATCCTCATCCTCATCGCTGTTCTGAAAATCCCTTCATCGACAGGCCGCCAAAAAGCCTTCTCAACTTGCGGTTCCCATTTAGTTGTAGCGACCATTTTCTATGGCACTCTAATGTTCATGTATGTCCGCCCAACATCAAATTTCTCTATTGATTCAGTGAATTTCAACAAAATTGTGTCCATGTTCTATACTGTGGTTACTCCCATGCTTAACCCAATTATATACTGCCTGAGAAACAAAGAGGTCAAAGATGCTCTCCGGAAAGCAATCAGTGGGAAGCGTGTGCTCCAAACAAGTAGGATTTTTAGTGGCATAGTTAAGTAG
- the LOC114583731 gene encoding olfactory receptor 5V1-like, with the protein MENQTESSEFIFLGLSSNPQLNIFFFLVFSTIYLLTLSGNVTIILVIRKEPSLYTPMYYFLSHLSFVDICYSTDIVPKMLMNLLMKKKTISFTGCLTQMFFSLLLSVTEVFILSAMAYDRYTAVCHPLHYIAIMNKTLCAYLVMGAWIMGFLFAIINTVPTLSLQFCGIHKISHFSCELPPLLKISCSDTFLNNMILLSSVVIFGLGSFLPTFVSYFQIISTILNIRSPEGRSKAFSTCSSHFIVVGLLYMTGMSQYMKPSSMSSMTIDELFSIQYSILTPMLNPIIYSLKNKEVKRALGRIFGKK; encoded by the coding sequence atggaaaaccaaaCTGAAAGTTCAGAGTTTATTTTCTTGGGACTTTCCAGTAATCCCCAACtgaatatcttcttcttcttggtgttTTCAACCATTTACCTATTAACACTGTCAGGAAATGTCACCATCATTCTGGTGATAAGGAAGGAACCTTCCCTTTATACACCCATGTATTATTTTCTGTCTCACTTGTCCTTCGTTGATATCTGTTATTCAACTGACATTGTCCCTAAGATGTTAATGAACTTGCTAATGAAGAAAAAGACAATTTCCTTCACTGGTTGTCTTACACAAATGTTTTTCAGCCTCCTGTTGAGTGTTACAGAGGTTTTTATTCTTTCAGCAATGGCTTATGATAGATACACTGCTGTGTGTCACCCACTTCACTATATAGCGATCATGAACAAAACATTATGTGCTTACCTGGTGATGGGGGCATGGATAATGGGCTTCCTTTTTGCAATAATAAACACAGTGCCCACATTAAGTTTGCAGTTCTGTGGCATTCACAAAATCAGCCACTTCAGCTGTGAGCTGCCACCTCTTTTGAAAATCTCCTGTTCTGATACCTTCCTCAATAATATGATTCTTCTATCTTCTGTTGTGATTTTTGGACTTGGTTCCTTCCTGCCAACCTTTGTCTCCTATTTCCAAATCATCTCTACCATCCTGAATATCCGCTCCCCAGAGGGAAGGAGCAAAGCCTTCTCTACCTGCAGTTCCCACTTCATTGTGGTTGGCTTATTGTATATGACAGGAATGTCCCAGTACATGAAACCCAGCAGCATGTCTTCCATGACAATTGATGAGCTGTTCTCTATTCAGTATAGCATTTTGACCCCCATGTTGAACCCAATTATCTATAGCTTGAAAAATAAGGAAGTGAAGAGAGCTCTTGGGAGAATATTTGGGAAAAAGTAA
- the LOC114582980 gene encoding olfactory receptor 5A2-like, with translation MGNQTTEYYFFLLGLSNNLQLQIFLFFLFLLIYLLTLLGNVIIMLLVKTSPPLQSPMYFFLSYLSFLDVCYSTVTVPKMLEIIIAKQKTISVGGCFTQAFFILFSATAEVFILSSMAYDRYCAICKPLHYVEIMNVAFCQKLVASAWMISFVYALANTLPLLRLQFCGSNIINHFSCELPSILSLSCNDTFFNKMLFFISGSTVGLVSLFLTVLSYIHIISTILRINSSEGRRKAFSTCSSHLTVVSLFYGTGYFRYLRPSSASSVVLDVILSIEYSILTPLLNPIIYSLQNKEVKAVLRRILRMKY, from the coding sequence ATGGGAAACCAAACTACTGAAtactatttttttcttcttggccTCTCCAACAACCTTCAGCTCCAGATcttcttatttttccttttcttgttgaTTTATCTGCTAACTCTGTTGGGGAATGTAATAATCATGCTGCTTGTAAAGACCAGTCCACCTCTTCAGAGTCCTATGTACTTCTTCTTGAGTTACCTCTCTTTCCTTGATGTGTGTTATTCAACTGTCACTGTCCCAAAGATGTTGGAGATCATCATTGCCAAGCAGAAGACCATCTCTGTTGGTGGATGCTTCACTCAGGCATTCTTTATTTTGTTCTCGGCTACTGCTGAAGTTTTTATCCTCTCATCAATGGCTTATGACAGATACTGTGCTATATGTAAACCACTGCATTATGTGGAAATCATGAATGTGGCATTCTGCCAAAAGCTAGTGGCCAGTGCATGGATGATTAGTTTTGTTTATGCACTTGCAAACACATTGCCACTGTTAAGGCTACAGTTCTGTGGCTCAAATATCATAAATCATTTCAGTTGTGAGCTCCCTTccatcctttctctctcctgcaaTGATACTTTCTTCAATAAAATGCTGTTCTTCATTTCTGGGAGCACAGTTGGGCTTGTATCCCTGTTCCTCACTGTGCTGTCTTACATTCATATCATCTCCACCATACTGAGGATAAATTCATCTGAAGGGAGACGTAAAGCTTTCTCTACCTGCAGCTCCCACCTCACTGTAGTCAGTCTCTTCtatggaacaggttacttccgatATCTGAGGCCAAGCTCAGCTTCGTCAGTAGTTTTGGATGTAATATTGTCCATAGAATACAGCATTCTTACCCCTTTGTTAAATCCCATCATCTACAGCTTGCAGAACAAGGAGGTGAAAGCGGTGCTTAGGAGGATATTGAGAATGAAATATTGA
- the LOC114582598 gene encoding olfactory receptor 8S1-like: MENQTAITEFILSGLSRDPHLQVFLFLVFLIFFLVTLLGNSAIMLVIRTECSLQTPMFFFLSHLAFVDICYSSVTVPKMLENIIAKQKTISWEGCIAQIFFFFQVACAEVFILSAMAYDRYIAICDPLHYTTIMKKEICRQLVGGSWAMGTFYAVLNVPPLVNLHFCGNNIIDHYSCELPSVLALACTQTLINYIVLLITVLVFGLGSFLLTLISYVYIISTIVKIRSAESRHKAFSTCSSHLIVVGLFYIAAFFRYMKPSSESLTYLDKLVSVQYSILTPMLNPLIYSLKNKDIKNALLKKFGKCKFLQ, from the coding sequence ATGGAAAATCAAACTGCGATTACAGAGTTTATACTCTCAGGACTCTCCAGAGATCCACATCTTCAGGTGTTTCTCTTCTTGGTGTTCCTAATATTTTTTTTGGTAACATTGTTAGGAAATTCTGCAATCATGCTGGTGATCAGAACTGAGTGTAGCCTTCAAACCCCCATGTTCTTCTTTCTTAGTCATTTAGCTTTTGTTGACATCTGCTATTCATCTGTCACTGTTCCCAAGATGTTGGAAAATATCATAGCAAAGCAGAAAACGATTTCCTGGGAAGGATGCATTGCAcagatcttcttctttttccaggtTGCTTGTGCTGAAGTATTCATCCTCTCAGCAATGGCTTATGACAGATACATTGCTATATGTGATCCACTGCATTATACCACAATCATGAAAAAAGAAATCTGCAGACAACTAGTGGGTGGCTCTTGGGCTATGGGTACCTTCTATGCTGTGTTGAATGTTCCACCTTTGGTGAATTTGCATTTTTGTGGGAACAATATTATTGACCATTACAGCTGTGAGCTTCCTTCAGTCTTGGCCTTGGCTTGTACCCAGACCCTCATAAATTACATTGTTCTTCTTATCACTGTGTTGGTGTTTGGTCTTGGCTCCTTTCTCCTTACCCTCATCTCTTATGTTTACATTATTTCAACCATCGTGAAGATTCGTTCAGCAGAAAGCAGGCATAAAGCCTTCTCCACTTGCAGCTCTCACCTCATTGTGGTGGGACTGTTTTACATTGCAGCTTTTTTCCGGTACATGAAGCCAAGTTCAGAATCACTCACCTACCTGGACAAATTAGTGTCGGTACAGTACAGTATCTTAACTCCCATGTTAAACCCTCTCATTTACAGTTTGAAGAACAAGGATATAAAAAATGCTCTGTTGAAGAAGTTTGGAAAGTGTAAGTTTCTTCAATAA
- the LOC114582978 gene encoding olfactory receptor 5BS1-like: MENQTTVTYFLLVGFSYSFPVRICLFLVFLLMYAITLVGNTIIMMVIKKDSNLQSPMYLFLSQLSFLDICYSSVTVPKVLLNFFHSQRISYSTCIMQMFFIIQTGCTEIFLLTAMAYDRYAAICKPLHYVETMNIPFCKLLVGGAWAIGFVHALINTFPVLKLVFCGPNTIRHFSCELPSLLALSCTETFVNAITFLITSSAVVLSSVFVMLVSYTYIVSMVLKLNSAEAKRKTFSTCSSHLIVVILFYGTACFRYLRPNSASSVLLDELFSTQYSISTPMLNPIIYSLKTKEVKEAIKKLMGYKKVIPPSV, encoded by the coding sequence atggaaaatcAAACTACTGTGACATATTTTCTTCTTGTGGGATTTTCTTACAGTTTTCCAGTCCGTATTTGCCTCTTCCTGGTGTTTTTACTCATGTATGCAATAACTTTGGTAGGGAACACGATCATCATGATGGTAATAAAGAAAGACAGTAATCTACAGAGCCCTATGTACCTCTTCCTAAGTCAACTGTCTTTTCTGGATATTTGCTACTCTTCAGTCACGGTGCCTAAGGTTCTCCTGAATTTCTTCCACAGCCAAAGAATTTCTTACAGTACCTGCATCATGCAAATGTTTTTCATCATCCAGACAGGATGCACTGAAATCTTCCTTCTTACAGCAATGGCTTATGACCGATATGCTGCCATATGCAAGCCACTTCATTATGTTGAAACTATGAACATACCGTTCTGTAAGCTGCTGGTGGGAGGTGCATGGGCAATAGGTTTTGTACATGCATTGATTAATACATTTCCTGTTCTGAAGCTGGTGTTCTGTGGTCCAAACACTATCAGGCATTTCAGCTGTGAACTCCCATCTCTTTTGGCCTTATCTTGCACAGAAACCTTTGTGAATGCGATAACATTCTTAATTACAAGTAGTGCAGTAGTGCTTTCATCAGTCTTTGTCATGCTGGTGTCATATACCTACATAGTCTCTATGGTCCTGAAGCTTAATTCAGCAGAAGCTAAAAGAAAGACATTCTCCACCTGCAGTTCCCATCTCATtgttgtcattttattttatggcACTGCCTGCTTTAGGTATTTGAGGCCAAATTCAGCCTCGTCTGTACTACTGGATGAACTCTTTTCCACCCAATATAGCATTTCAACCCCCATGTTGAACCCCATTATTTACAGTCTGAAAACCAAAGAAGTGAAAGAAGCCATCAAGAAACTGATGGGGTACAAAAAAGTGATACCTCCTtctgtataa
- the OR13G1 gene encoding olfactory receptor 13G1: protein MFSPTERIVALSVFYEKLSWTFFCINRSCGQVAVRNRSCVTAFMMMGLSEHPKLQIFLFILFLSIYIVALIGNAAIIAAIFSYPKLHTPMYFFLFHLAVVDIVCTSTIIPKMLTNIATFSKRISYSGCIAQLYSFTWCLGAEMVLFTVMAYDRYVAICHPLRYSIMMNKTVCVALSTVVILIAITNSWVHTGLIMRLTFCGPNGINHFFCEIPPLLALSCSPVRINEVWVFTADIFLAMGDFLITCLSYCFIVKAILNIRTSEGKKKAFSTCSSHLIVVSLYYSTVIYTYIRPASSYSFERDKVVAALYTLVTPTLNPIVYTLRNKDVKAALRKVFLNS, encoded by the exons ATGTTCTCGCCCACTGAGCGCATTGTAGCATTATCTGTGTTCTATG AGAAGCTATCATGGACATTCTTTTGCATCAACAGATCATGTGGCCAAGTTGCAGTAAGGAACAGGAGCTGTGTGACCGCATTCATGATGATGGGCCTCTCTGAGCATCCCAAGCTGCAGATCTTCCTCTTCATTCTCTTCCTTTCCATTTATATCGTTGCCCTGATCGGAAATGCAGCAATCATTGCTGCCATCTTTTCTTATCCCAAACTTCACAcacccatgtatttcttcctgtTCCATTTGGCTGTGGTGGATATAGTCTGCACTTCCACCATCATTCCCAAGATGCTGACAAACATAGCAACTTTTAGCAAGAGAATCTCCTATTCTGGCTGCATAGCCCAGCTCTATTCCTTCACGTGGTGTTTGGGAGCTGAGATGGTGCTCTTCACTGTCATGGCTTATGATCGCTATGTAGCTATATGCCACCCCTTGCGTTATAGCATCATGATGAACAAGACAGTATGTGTAGCACTCTCCACAGTGGTGATCCTTATCGCCATTACAAACTCATGGGTTCACACTGGCCTGATTATGCGGCTCACTTTCTGTGGCCCCAATGGTATCAATCACTTCTTCTGTGAGATTCCTCCACTTCTGGCTCTCTCCTGCAGCCCAGTAAGAATCAATGAAGTCTGGGTATTCACAGCAGACATATTTCTTGCTATGGGGGACTTCTTAATAACATGCTTATCTTACTGCTTCATTGTTAAGGCAATCTTAAACATCAGGACCTCTGAAGGGAAGAAGAAGGCTTTCTCCACTTGCTCATCACATCTCATTGTTGTGTCCTTATATTACTCGACTGTCATCTATACTTACATACGACCAGCCTCCAGCTACTCCTTTGAGCGAGACAAGGTAGTTGCTGCCCTATACACACTGGTTACGCCAACTCTGAATCCTATAGTCTACACTTTAAGAAATAAGGATGTCAAAGCAGCTCTCAGAAAAGTATTCCTCAACTCATGA
- the LOC144325341 gene encoding olfactory receptor 13G1-like, whose translation MKNQSTAMEFTLVSLSSSLELQTLLFWVFTFIYATALAGNFLLIFTICSCRKLHTPMYFLLINLSLVNVFSISVTTPKLLQTLWTHTKTISFYGCITQVYLFIWALGTEIFLLSFMAFDRYVAICNPLQYTVIMRKEVCFGIASGVWVAGMGNSAIHTVLVLQLSFCNSNIINHFFCDLPPLLELASSDTSLNETMALVADVIFGIGSCGLTLISYLFIMRAIFRIRSTEGKKKAFSTCSSHLIVVSFYFFSIIYTYIRPSSDYSPDKDKFVSLLYTVVPPVVNPLIYSLRNKDFKEALKTFRGRSRLLPVLQE comes from the coding sequence ATGAAAAACCAGTCTACTGCTATGGAGTTTACACTGGTCAGCCTAAGCAGCTCCTTAGAACTACAGACTCTTCTCTTTTGGGTATTTACATTTATCTATGCTACTGCTTTGGCTGGAAACTTCCTGCTCATCTTCACCATATGCAGTTGCAGAAAACTCCACACACCCATGTATTTCCTACTCATCAACCTGTCCTTAGTGAATGTGTTTTCCATCTCAGTTACAACTCCTAAATTGCTCCAGACTCTTTGGACTCACACAAAGACCATTTCCTTTTATGGCTGCATCACACAGGTGTATCTATTCATATGGGCTTTAGGAACAGAGATTTTTCTTCTCTCATTTATGGCTTTTGACCGTTACGTTGCTATCTGCAATCCTTTGCAGTACACAGTCATTATGAGGAAGGAAGTGTGTTTTGGCATAGCAAGTGGTGTATGGGTTGCTGGAATGGGCAATTCTGCCATTCACACTGTACTTGTGCTGCAACTGTCCTTCTGCAACTCCAACATCATCAACCACTTCTTCTGTGATCTTCCTCCACTTCTAGAGCTCGCAAGCTCTGACACCAGCCTGAACGAGACTATGGCTTTGGTGGCAGATGTGATATTTGGGATTGGAAGTTGTGGGTTAACCTTAATATCCTATTTGTTTATCATGAGAGCTATCTTTAGGATTCGTTCCACTGaagggaaaaagaaggctttctcTACATGTTCCTCACATCTCATTGTAGTCAGTTTTTACTTCTTCTCAATCATATACACATATATCCGGCCATCCTCTGACTACTCCCCCGACAAAGACAAATTTGTTTCtctcctttatacagtggtaccccctGTTGTTAATCCCCTTATATATTCACTAAGAAACAAAGATTTTAAAGAAGCACTCAAGACATTTCGTGGAAGAAGCAGGCTGCTTCCAGTACTCCAAGAATGA